A window from Nitrospirota bacterium encodes these proteins:
- the arsM gene encoding arsenite methyltransferase gives MKDKDEIKEIVKDKYGQIARQSSSSCGPASCCATADNKIVGYSVMQDDYTKLDGYVADADLGLGCGLPTEYAGIRKGDVVVDLGSGAGNDAFVARAIIGEHGRVIGIDMTQEMIDKANRNNQRLGYTNVEFLFGEIENLPLDNETADVVVSNCVLNLVPDKQKAFAEIHRILKTGGHFCISDIVINGELPANLKRSAEMYSGCVAGAIQDHEYLDIISGVGFKHVEIKKTKAIDLPDDVLREYLTETAIVQFRQSRVSIYSITVTADKN, from the coding sequence ATGAAAGACAAAGACGAAATAAAAGAAATCGTAAAAGATAAATATGGACAGATTGCAAGACAGTCTTCATCATCCTGCGGACCAGCTTCCTGCTGCGCTACTGCAGATAACAAAATAGTTGGTTATTCGGTCATGCAGGATGATTACACAAAGTTAGATGGATACGTCGCTGATGCTGATCTTGGTTTGGGCTGCGGACTTCCGACCGAATATGCCGGAATCAGGAAAGGGGATGTCGTGGTTGATCTTGGCAGCGGCGCTGGTAACGATGCATTTGTTGCGCGCGCTATTATTGGAGAGCATGGGCGCGTCATCGGGATTGATATGACGCAGGAAATGATTGACAAGGCAAACAGGAATAATCAGAGACTCGGATACACAAATGTAGAGTTTCTGTTTGGAGAAATTGAGAATCTCCCGCTCGATAACGAGACTGCCGACGTTGTCGTCAGCAACTGTGTTTTGAACCTTGTTCCTGACAAGCAAAAGGCATTTGCGGAGATTCATCGAATTCTAAAAACCGGTGGGCATTTCTGCATCTCTGATATCGTAATCAATGGTGAATTGCCGGCGAACTTAAAAAGATCGGCAGAGATGTACTCCGGATGTGTTGCCGGCGCCATTCAAGATCATGAATATCTGGATATCATTTCTGGCGTCGGATTTAAACATGTTGAAATAAAGAAGACAAAAGCCATTGATCTGCCGGATGATGTATTAAGGGAATATTTGACTGAAACAGCAATCGTCCAATTTCGCCAGAGTAGA